The nucleotide window GAGACTGAAAAGAGAGGTGTGAGAATGACTCGACCCTTCCGGGTGGCCATCGTCGGCGCCGGTCCTGCTGGGATCTACGCGGCCGATCTCATGACGAAGGCGGAACGCGATTTCGATCTGAGCATCGATCTCTTCGACCGCCTGCCGACCCCGTTCGGGCTCGTCCGCTACGGTGTCGCTCCCGACCACCCACGGATCAAGGGCATCATCAATGCGCTGATCAAGGTCCTCGATCGCGGTGACATCCGCCTGTTCTCCAACGTCGAATACGGTGTCGACCTCCACCTCGAGGAGCTCACCGATCGCTACGATGCCGTGATCTTCTCCACCGGCTGCTTCGTCGATGCCGCCCTCGATCTGCCCGGCATCGATCTGCCCGGATCGTACGGGGCCGCGGACTTCGTCAACTGGTACGACTCCCATCCCGACGTCTCGCAGTCCTGGCCGCTTGATGCGCAGCGCGTCGCCGTCATCGGCAACGGCAACGTCGCCCTCGACGTCGCTCGCGTTCTGGCCAAGCAGGCCGACGATCTGCACACCACGGAGATTCCCGACCACGTCTACGAGGGGCTCAAAGCCTCGCAGGTCACCGACGTCCATATCTTCGGCCGTCGCGGACCGGCACAGGCGAAGTTCACTCCGCTGGAGCTGCGCGAACTCGGTCAGGTCAAGGACGTCGACGTCATCGTCTATCCCGAAGACTTCGAATTCGATGACGGCTCCATGGCTGCCATCGAATCGAGCAATCAGACCAAACAGGTTGCGAAGACGCTCACGGACTTCACGATGCGTGAACCCACGGGAGCGAAGCGTCGTCTCCACCTGCACTTCCTCCACGCACCGGTCGCCATCCTCGGCGAGGATCGGGTGAGCGGGCTGCGGACCGAACGGATGGAACTCGACGGCTCCGGAGGCGTCAACGGAACCGGGAGCTTCCACGATTGGGAGTTCGACGCCGTCTACCGCGCGGTCGGCTACGCCGGCACGCAGCTGCCGCAGCTGCCCTTCGATGAGCGCAAGCGTGTGATCCCCAACCATGAGGGTCGCGTCGTCGACGCCGATGATCAGTCGAAGGCCGCCGAGGCCGACGTCGTTCAGGGCGTCTACACGACCGGTTGGATCAAGCGCGGTCCCGTCGGACTCATCGGGCATACGAAGGGCGATGCGCTCGAGACCATCGGGCATATCCTCGACGACCGGGCCGCAGGCGTCCTCACCGACCCCGTCTACCCGGACGAAACGGCGATCGTCGAACTCCTCGAGTCCAAGGGCACCGACTTCGTCGACTGGGAGGGCTACCACCGGGTCGAATCGGCAGAGAAGGCCGCCGGTGAGGCCGAAGGGCGTGAGCGGGTCAAGCTCGCCACCCGTGAGGCGATGCTCTCCGAGGCGCGCGGCCACGTCACTGCCGAATCCGTGGGACAGCCTTCCGGCGGTCACTGAGGCCACCGGAGCTGCCGGGGCTTCCGGCAGCTCAGGGGCACTGAGCCTGCCGCGGCATCCCGCACCCTTGGCGACACACCCTCCCGTTGGCGGCACCTCCTCCACTCCGCACGCCATCCCGCACCGGCAGCTTCATTTCCACCCGGTGCACCGGGGTGACGAGTCGCTGACGGTGTGGGATGGTTCCGGCGCGTAGAGTCGGAGACGTCCAGATCACACCCGACCGCACTCAATGAGTCGGATTGCGCGCCACCAGCTGGCAGGGAGGTCTCGTGAGCAACGAATCGCTGCTGAGAACGATCGTCGAGCGAGCCTACGTCGAACGGCTCGATGCCTGGCAGACTGCGGCCGTGCGGATCAAGCACTGGCTCAAAGAGCAGCAGAAGGGCCTGCTCAAGGACAAGGACATCTCCCGCCTCGACGTCGACGGGCATCGGATCAAGGACGCCGCGAGGACTCTGGCCAAGCTGACCGAGAAGTTCGATGAGGATCCGCAGCTCGAGGTCCGCGACACCGACGATGTCGAGGATCAGATCCGCGATATCGTCGGCATCAAGGTGCTGTGCAAGTCACCGCGTGACCAGAGCATGATGTTCGCAGCACTGCGCGACCCCGAACAGCTCGGCTCCTTCGAACTCATCGAGTCGAGGGACTATACGAATCCACCGAAGGCCAGCGGCTACCGAGCCTGTCACGTCATCCTCCGCATCCCCTCTGACCAGGGGAAACCGGTATTCGCAGAAATTCAGGTCAAGACCCGCCTTCAGGACGCCTGGAGCGAGCTGACCCATGAGGACATGTACAAGCCGGGTGCGGCGATGAAGCCGAGCAAGCTGCATGGCGAGTTCGCCCGTGCCATGGCGAACATGCTCGCCACGGTCGATGACATGGCCGACACTCTGGCGGTCGAGCTCACCGCGCTGACCGATCCCGAGCATGAACTCGATCCGGTGGCGATGCGCGAACAGAGGTCCGCCATCGACGTTCGGGTGCGGGCCACCGGGCCGAAATACGCCCTGGCCGTCGACGGTTCGGGACGCCAGGGTCTCATCCCGGCCTTCGCCGTGCGCAAACTCAGCGAGACGAAGGGCACCATCAAGGTCAGCGACTTCATCGCCGTCGACGACAGGCTGCGGGTCAGCGTGGAGGAGGACTCCAAGGGCCTGTACTACATTCCCCTCGAACTGCCCCGGGGCTGAGGCGACAGACAGGTGGGAGGCGCGCCTCGGCCCAGCACCGAGGCGCGCCCTCCCTCCCGAACTGATCAGACCGTGCCGGATCAGACCGTTCCGGGTCAGACCGTCACAGTTTCCGCGTCTCTGGCGAGAACGGCATCACGGGCGGCGACGAGGTTGGCAAGCGAGGCACGGACCTCGGAATAGCCGCGGGTCTTCAGCCCGCAGTCCGGGTTGATCCACAGTCGCTCGGCCGGGACCTTCGCCAACGCGGCATCGATGAGCTCGGTGAGCTCGGGCACCGAGGGCACCCGCGGCGAATGGATGTCGTAGACGCCGGGCCCGATCCCGCGCACGAAGTCGAAGTCGGCGATGTCGTCGAGCACCTCCATCCGTGATCGGGCCGCCTCGATGCTCGTGACATCGGCGTCGAGGGCGTTGATCGCATCGATGATCTCCCCGAACTCCGAATAGCACAGATGAGTGTGGATCTGCGTTCCGGGCGCGACACGGGAATTGACGAGCCGGAAGGAGCGCACCGACCAGTCGAGGTAGGCCTGACGGTCGGTCTCCCGCAGCGGCAGCAGCTCTCGCAGGGCCGGCTCATCGACCTGGACGATGCCGATGCCGGCCGCCTCGAGGTCGGCGACTTCGTCCGAGAGGGCCAGAGCGATCTGATCAGCCGATTCGGCCAGGGCAACGTCATCACGGACGAACGACCACGCGAGAATCGTCACCGGACCGGTGAGCATGCCCTTGACGAGCCGTTGGGTCCGAGTCGCCGTGTAGGTCGACCACTCGACGGTGATCGGTGCCGGTCGGGAGACGTCGCCGAAGAGGATCGGCGGACGGGTGCAGCGCGAACCATAGGACTGGACCCAGCCGTTGTCCGTGGTCGCAAACCCGTCGAGGTTCTCCGCGAAGTACTGGACCATGTCATTGCGTTCGGGTTCGCCGTGGACGATGACGTCGAGCCCGAGGTCCTCCTGCAGGGACACGACCCGATCGATCTCCGCCTTCATCGCCGACTCGTACGCGGCATCATCGATGCGAGAGGCCCGATGGTCGGCACGGGCCCGGCGGACCTCGGCCGTCTGCGGGAACGACCCGATGGTCGTCGTCGGCAGAGACGGAATCTCGAGGGCAGACTGAGCCTGCCGCCTCGTCGCATAGTCAGTGCGGAAGCCGTCGTCATCGGCCAGGGAGGCGGTCCGGGCGGCCACCTCGGCGCTGTGGACCCGCGCGGACTCGGCACGGGTGCGGCGGGCACGATCCGAACGGTTGAACGCCTCGGCGCGGGCATCAGGACCGGCGGTCAGGGCGGTCGTCAGGGCCTCGACCTCGGTCACCTTCTCCTCGGCGAAGGACAGCCACGAGGCGACATCAACCGGGAGCGCGGACTCGTTGGCCACTGTATAAGGCACATGGAGCAGGGAGGTCGAGGTCGAGACGCTCAGCGCTTCGCGGCCCAGTCCGGTGAGTACATCGAGGCTCTCTTGCAGGTCAGCGGCCCACACATTGCGTCCGTCGATGATGCCGGCGACGAGGTGTGTCGACTCGGGCACCTCGGCAGCCAGACGATCGAGGTAGCCGGGGTCGATGGCGCGGGTGGCGGCGGAGATGTCGACGCCGAGAGCGTCGATACCCGAGCTCGACAGTGCCGAGAGGCCGGACCGCAGGGTCCCATAAGGGGCGGTGACGAAGATCTTCGGGTGCGTGCTCGCCCCGGCAAGCGTCGCATAGGCGCGTCCGGCCGCCTCGGCGAGCTGCTCATCGGTGAAGCCGGGGACGTCGGTGACGAGCGCCGGTTCGTCGAGCTGGACCCAGTCGACGCCGGCGGCGGCGAGGATGGAGATGACGTCGAGGTAGACGGCGGTGAGCTCCTCGAGGCGATCCAGCGGCGAGGTGGTGGTGCCCGGTGCGGTTTTGGCCAGGGTCAGCAGGGTGACCGGTCCGACGAGGACGGGGCGGACGAGGTGGCCGGCGGCGCGGGCTTCGGAGACGAGGGAGAGCAGATGCTGCGGGTGAGCTTTGAAGTGCGTCGAGTCCTCGAGTTCGGGCACGAGGTAGTGGTAGTTCGTGTCGAACCACTTCGTCATCTCGAGCGGAGAGCGCTGCGCGGTCCCGCGGGCGAGGGCGAAGTATTCGTCGAGGTCGAAGTCGGTGCCCGTTGTCGCTGAGGGGATGAGACCGACGCTCAGTGCGGTGTCGAGGACGTGGTCGTAGTGGCTGTACGACGCGGGGATCGCGTAGTCCTCGGTGAGCCCGAGCTCGCGCAGCCGGTGGTAGGTGTCGATGCGCAGGGTGTGCACGGCCTGGGCGAACTCATCGGCGTCGATGCGCCCGGCCCAATAGGATTCGAGGGCCTTCTTCTGCTCGCGTCGGGGCCCGATGCGCGGGTAGCCGGTGATCGTGGCCTGGGGGAATGAGCTGGTCATGAACGTGCTTCCTTCTGTGTTGTGGATGTGTTGTCGGTCGATGGCGGCCACCGCCGAGGTGGTGGTGGGGGTGGGAATGAGGACACGGATACTCCTTTGTCATCGAGTGCGGTGAGCAGCTCTTCGGTGGTGGACAGGTCGTTGAACGTATAGAAGTGGAGGCCGTCGGCTCCTTGGTCGAGGATCGCGGCTGTGTGTTCGGCAGTGATCTCGAGCCCGATGCGTCGAGCGGCGGCGGCATCGCCGGCATGGTCGAAACGTGCGATGAGGTGGTCGGGGACGGCCAGTCCGGAGAGGCGGCCCATCGTGTGCAGGCGTCTGACGTCGGTGATCGGCAGGATACCGGGGATGAGCGGAATCGTGATGCCTGCGTGTTCGGCGCGACGGCGCAGCCGCGCATAGGCGTTCGGGTCGAAGAAGAGCTGCGTGATCGCGAAGTCGGCGCCGTTGCGCTGTTTGGCAGCGAGCACGTCGAGGTCCTCTTCGGGTCCCGTGGACTCGGGATGTCCCGAGGGGTAGGCGGCGACGCCGATGCCCAGGCGTCCGGCAGCCAGGCAGGCGACGTTGTCGGTCTCGACGCGGCGCAGCAGCTGCACGAGCGCATCGGCGTGGCGGAGGTGCTCGGGTGGCAGGTTCGATTCTCCGGCGGGAAAGTCGCCGCGGACGGCGAGGAACCCACGCACCCCGACGCCGAGGAGGTGGTCGATCCAGGGCAGCAGCTCCGCCTCGGTGCCGGCTGTGCACGTCAGGTGCGCCAGCGGTCGCAGGGAAGTGGTGGCGGTGATGTCGGCGATGAAGTCGGCGGTGCCCTGCAGCCAGCCGCTGTTCGCCGAGGATGTCACGGCGAGGTAATCGGGGCTCAGCGAGTCAAGGAACTTCAGCAGTCCGGGCAGCCGTGCGGCCTGCTTCTCGGACCGGGGAGGGATGACCTCGAAGGACAGTGCTCGGCGCAGTCGGTGCCGGGCGGTCGGCTGCGGTTCGACAGCGGTGGCCGGTGCCGAGGCTGAGAACCGCGGTGTGGTGAGGGTGGTGGACATGCTGTCAGAGTGGCAGACAGTCAGCTTTTCACAGCGACGGCGGCGCACATCGGGGTCATCTGCCGTCACGTGCGGGTCAAGGAACGTCCGGTTTCGTCAGATGAGGACGCAGTTCGTCATGGTCTCGCGGCCGCCGGCTGAGTGGGGTATGTGGGGATGAGTGGGGGAGTGCTGCGAACGTCGGGTGGGATCAGCGGTAGTTGGTGAATTGCAGGTCGACCTCGAGGTCCTGGCTCTTGAGCAGGGCGATGACCTCCTGGAGGTCATCGCGCTTCTTCGAGCTGACCCGCAGCTCATCGCCCTGGATCTGGGCCTTGACGCCCTTGGGGCCCTCGTCGCGGATGATCTTCGAGATCTTCTTCGCATTGTCCTTGTCGATGCCCTCCTTGATCGAGGCATCGATGCGGTACTCCTTGCCGGAGGGGTAGGGCTCACCGTCCTCGAGGGACTTCAGCGAGATTCCGCGCTTGACCAACTTCGACTGGAAGACGTCGAGGATGGCCTTGACGCGGTCTTCGCTGGTGGCTTTCATCTGCACGGCTTCCCCGCTCCAGGCGATGGAGGCGTCGGTGCCGCGGAAGTCGTAGCGGGAGTTGATCTCCTTCGCAGCCTGGTTGAGGGCGTTGTCCGCTTCCTGGCGGTCGACCTTGCTGACGATGTCGAATGAGGATTCGCTGGCCATGGATGCTCCTTCGTATGCGTGGGTTCGTGCCCGCCGGCAGCGGGCGTGGATTCTGCCTCCGAGTCTAGTCGAGGACGGAAATTGTGACCTGCGTCAATCGAGTTGGTGAATCGGCCCCGGGCCTTGTATTCTTTTCAGGTGCTCATCGAGCGCCGACTGCGGCAGATTGCCCGAGCGGCCAAAGGGAGCTGACTGTAAATCAGCCGGCATTGCCTTCGAAGGTTCGAATCCTTCATCTGCCACGCAGAAGTGAACGGCCCCGCGACTTGTGGAAACACAGGACGCGGGGTCGTTTTCATGATCCCCGATGCAACCAGGGATTATGGGGTTAATGATCAAAATGTGTGTATGGGTACGGCCTGTCGGCACTCGCGGCCTCGAAATTCATACGCACTGATCAAGATCACCACATATGAATCTCGAAGCCGCTCATGCACGCCGCCGATTGGGTCCGTGAAGCCTTGCGTGCACCTATCCGCCGCACCTACCGTAGGAGGACATCGGGCAGAAGCGCCGCATCAGTGGTGATGACGTCACATCTAAAGTGACGAAGAGACGCGCCCGACCAGATGCGCCCCAGGAGAGGCGATACGATGAGCGATGATCCGACCGAAGGCGGGCCGTCTCGGCGCCTGAATTCCCTTGAGGACCGCAACGCTGTGGTCGAATCTGCCCTCGACAAGGCCATCAGTCGCGGGGATTTCGACGACCTGCCCGGGTTGGGCAAACCGCTGAGCGGCCTGCACAGCTCCTCTGATCCCGACTGGTGGATCAAACAGAAGATGGATTCCGAAGGCATCGGCGGCGTTGCTCCTGCCGCGTTCCAGCTGAAGAAGGAGAACGCCGTCCTCGAGGACACGGTCGATGCATTCACCACCGAAGCCGAGGTCCGCGACTACCTGTCCGGGTTCAATGCCCGCGTGCGAGAAGCCGTCATGGACTTGCGGGAGGGTCCTCCGGTCTTCACCCCGCCGCGCAATGTCGACGACGAGGTCGCAGCATGGCGCGAACGACGAGTGCAGAGGAAGGCAGCCACCAGCACCGAGGCGGAACCGGGCGACGGTTCGGAACTGAGCAATGACACGGGACCGGGCAGCGATCGGGAACCGGCACGCTCACCTCGGCGATGATGGCATCGCCTCCGCAGGTGGCACAGGAGCGGACCGTCTCGAAGTGGTCGCCGATGGGCCGGTGAGCCAAACCGCGACCGCGGTGCATACAAGGCCGAGAACGGCCAGCGGAAGGTCGAGTCCGTACGTGGAGATCGCCAGCGATTGGACGATGAATACGCAGACCGCAGCGAACGTCGCGGCGGCGGAGGGCAGCCTCGGTGAGAGAACCGGCGGCGGGCTCTCCCAGCGCTTCGTGCCCGTCGAGATCGCCCACACGACGAGCAGCACGGCGATGACGAAGAGCGGGCGGCTCAGCCACCACGCTGCGGTGCCGGGGTCGGGCATCGGCAGCCACAGCAGCTGGATCCCGGTGAGGACGACGATCGCCGGCACATGCCACAGGTACATCGACATCAGTCGAGAGCCGAGGAAGAATACGATGCCCTGCGCCCAGCGGCGGTCCATGATCGCTGTCAGCGGGCGGTGGAGCAGTGCCAGCAGTGCGGCCTGGATGATCGCGAGAACGGCCAAGGGGAGGGTTGGCGGCCACTGGTTGGTGAGCATGCTCGCCGAATATTCGCCGAGGATGACCAGCAGTCCCAGGCAGGCGAAGCCGGCGACGATGAGGACCAGATTCCACCATCGGACACGGGAGAACCAGCCATCGCGCAGGCAGAAGCCGATCTGCTGGGCGAAGAGCCAGACGAAGGCGACATTGGGCAGACCGAAGAGTTCATCCCCGATGCCGTAGCCATCGGCGGAGATGCGGTCGAGTCCGAGCCCTTGGATGCCGACGACGAGTCGGACCACGTCGACGAAGAACGCGCCGGCGAAGAGGACGACGAGAGCCAACCATGGGTTGTGCTCATGCCAGCGGATCATCCATGGTGCCAGCGACTGGACGAGGGCATACGCGGCGAGGAACCACAGCACGGACCCGACAGGGACGGCCACCGCGTCGGCCAATTCGGGATCGACTCCGAGGAAGCGGATTGAGACGAGGGCGAGTGTGAGGACGACGAACAGCGGCAGGGCCGGCAGCGCGAGTCGACGCAGACGAGTGCGCACGAAGGTCGAGGCCGATTCGCCGCGGCGCTGCGCCGAGTCCCAGCCGACCCGGGCCGCGAAGCCGCCGACGACGAAGAACATCGGCATGATCTCGGCGATCCAGGTCGCCGGAGCGAACCAGCGCTGCCCGGAGACCGGGTTGATGATGAAGGGCGAGCCGTCAGGATTGCGTCCGGCTCCCACGAGGACGAGGTGGACGAAGACGACGACGAGGACACAGACGACGCGGGCGAGGTCGAGGGTGAGGTCGCGATGGCGCGGTATCGAAGTGGTCACAGCAGTCAGCGTAGGCAGGGACTGCGTCGAAGAGTGCGAGAAGTTGTTCCAGATTCGTTGCAGGCCGGAGACGCCCAGGGTAGGAAGGGTATCCGTCATGCGACTTCGCGCTGTCAGGGCATAGGGTGAACCCATGAGCTTTCTGCAGTTCCTCAACGAACGGGGCATCATTGAGCGCCCCGGGTCCGGAAGCCGACCGCTGGTCATCGCGCATCGAGGGTATTCGGCAGTCGTGCCCGAGAACAGTCTGGCCGCGGTCGACGCGGCGCGCGCGCTCGGGGTGGACTTCATCGAGGTCGACACCTCGACGAGTGCCGACGGCGTGCCCGTGATCCTTCATGACCCTGATCTGGACCGGACCACGAACCGGAAGGGGCCTGTCGCCAACCTCACGGCCGAAGAGCTGTCGTTCGTCGACGCCGGGTCCTGGATGGGGCCGGGATTCCACGGAGTGCGGATCCCCACCCTGGCCGCCGTGATGCGCGACATCCAGCACCGAGGCGGTGAACTCCTGCTCGAGCTCAAGGGGGAGTGGTCCTCCGGTGCGGTGGCGCGGATCTCCGAACTCGTCGTCGAGACCGGCATCGCCGACCGCATGATCGTCCAGTCCTTCAACCTCGAGACGCTCGAGACCTGCAGAGACCTCCTGCCCATGGTCGCGCGGTTCCTGCTGCGCATGGTGCCCAAGCCGGAGGACATCGAGATCGCCCGCGACCTCGGGGCGGTGGCCATCAACCCGTCCTATAAGGGCTTCTCCATGCGGAAGTCCGTCGTCACCGAGATCAGGGACAACGATCTCGGGGTGTTCGTCTGGACCGCGAATGAGATGAACGAATGGCGGGAGCTCCTCAACGCGGAGGTCGACGGGATCATCACCAACCATCCCGGTCGTCTGCAGGGCTTCCTGGCGGGGCGATTCGATCCCGTGAAATAGGGAGCTTCTAGGAGCCTCCGCAGGCTGCGGCGCTGGTTCAGCGAGGTGTGCTGAGTGTTTCGGCAGCGAGACAATCGCTTGTGAGTGACGTCACTTCGCCCCGATTTGCCCTGGCAATGCGAACCCGTGTAAATTCTTACCTGTTGCCCCGATAGCTCAGTCGGCAGAGCATCTCCATGGTAAGGAGAAGGTCAAGGGTTCGATTCCCTTTCGGGGCTCTCGTGCCGCCTGGAATGCGGCGCTGGGGCGGGGTAGCTCAGCTGGTTAGAGCGCACGACTCATAATCGTGAGGTCGGGGGATCGAGTCCCCCTCCCGCTACCGTTCAACTCCCTCATCGCGACGAAGAGTCCGATGGGGGAGTTTTTGTCCGCACGGACTCCGATAGGAGTGAGCCTGGGAGCGGTCACTGCGCGGTTGAGCGGAGGACCGGCTTCTCCGAATCATCGGCACGATTCCGCTTGCGCTCGATCCTCCAGACCAACACCACGGCGACCGCCTGGGCAAGGATGGACAGCAGCATGTACGGGCCGGCGGCTCCGGCTGAACGATCCTGACTGATTCCTCCGCCGAAGGCGAAGAGCGAACCGATCACCATGGCGAAGACGTTGTTCATCGCGTGGAACGCAATGGAGGCTTCCAACCCGCGTCCGAGCATGGCCATGAGTGCCGTGCTCGCACCGAGACCGAGGTAATTGAGCAACATCCACGGATCCGAACTCGAGTGCAGGAACGCGAACAGCAGGGTCGAGAGGCTGATTCCGATGATGAGCGCCGGGCGCGCGGCACGGATCCACGACGCGTACGCCGCAGTGAGCGCTCCGCGGAAGACGACCTCCTCGGCGGCAGCTTGAAGGGGAGTGGTCAGCAGGACCACGGCGAGCAGCGCGATCGTCGTTCCCGTGATCTGGAAGGCCGAACCGGGTGATGGCTGCACGACGGC belongs to Brevibacterium spongiae and includes:
- a CDS encoding FAD-dependent oxidoreductase produces the protein MTRPFRVAIVGAGPAGIYAADLMTKAERDFDLSIDLFDRLPTPFGLVRYGVAPDHPRIKGIINALIKVLDRGDIRLFSNVEYGVDLHLEELTDRYDAVIFSTGCFVDAALDLPGIDLPGSYGAADFVNWYDSHPDVSQSWPLDAQRVAVIGNGNVALDVARVLAKQADDLHTTEIPDHVYEGLKASQVTDVHIFGRRGPAQAKFTPLELRELGQVKDVDVIVYPEDFEFDDGSMAAIESSNQTKQVAKTLTDFTMREPTGAKRRLHLHFLHAPVAILGEDRVSGLRTERMELDGSGGVNGTGSFHDWEFDAVYRAVGYAGTQLPQLPFDERKRVIPNHEGRVVDADDQSKAAEADVVQGVYTTGWIKRGPVGLIGHTKGDALETIGHILDDRAAGVLTDPVYPDETAIVELLESKGTDFVDWEGYHRVESAEKAAGEAEGRERVKLATREAMLSEARGHVTAESVGQPSGGH
- a CDS encoding DUF1992 domain-containing protein, whose translation is MSDDPTEGGPSRRLNSLEDRNAVVESALDKAISRGDFDDLPGLGKPLSGLHSSSDPDWWIKQKMDSEGIGGVAPAAFQLKKENAVLEDTVDAFTTEAEVRDYLSGFNARVREAVMDLREGPPVFTPPRNVDDEVAAWRERRVQRKAATSTEAEPGDGSELSNDTGPGSDREPARSPRR
- a CDS encoding glycerophosphodiester phosphodiesterase is translated as MSFLQFLNERGIIERPGSGSRPLVIAHRGYSAVVPENSLAAVDAARALGVDFIEVDTSTSADGVPVILHDPDLDRTTNRKGPVANLTAEELSFVDAGSWMGPGFHGVRIPTLAAVMRDIQHRGGELLLELKGEWSSGAVARISELVVETGIADRMIVQSFNLETLETCRDLLPMVARFLLRMVPKPEDIEIARDLGAVAINPSYKGFSMRKSVVTEIRDNDLGVFVWTANEMNEWRELLNAEVDGIITNHPGRLQGFLAGRFDPVK
- a CDS encoding acyltransferase family protein — protein: MTTSIPRHRDLTLDLARVVCVLVVVFVHLVLVGAGRNPDGSPFIINPVSGQRWFAPATWIAEIMPMFFVVGGFAARVGWDSAQRRGESASTFVRTRLRRLALPALPLFVVLTLALVSIRFLGVDPELADAVAVPVGSVLWFLAAYALVQSLAPWMIRWHEHNPWLALVVLFAGAFFVDVVRLVVGIQGLGLDRISADGYGIGDELFGLPNVAFVWLFAQQIGFCLRDGWFSRVRWWNLVLIVAGFACLGLLVILGEYSASMLTNQWPPTLPLAVLAIIQAALLALLHRPLTAIMDRRWAQGIVFFLGSRLMSMYLWHVPAIVVLTGIQLLWLPMPDPGTAAWWLSRPLFVIAVLLVVWAISTGTKRWESPPPVLSPRLPSAAATFAAVCVFIVQSLAISTYGLDLPLAVLGLVCTAVAVWLTGPSATTSRRSAPVPPAEAMPSSPR
- a CDS encoding methylenetetrahydrofolate reductase; its protein translation is MSTTLTTPRFSASAPATAVEPQPTARHRLRRALSFEVIPPRSEKQAARLPGLLKFLDSLSPDYLAVTSSANSGWLQGTADFIADITATTSLRPLAHLTCTAGTEAELLPWIDHLLGVGVRGFLAVRGDFPAGESNLPPEHLRHADALVQLLRRVETDNVACLAAGRLGIGVAAYPSGHPESTGPEEDLDVLAAKQRNGADFAITQLFFDPNAYARLRRRAEHAGITIPLIPGILPITDVRRLHTMGRLSGLAVPDHLIARFDHAGDAAAARRIGLEITAEHTAAILDQGADGLHFYTFNDLSTTEELLTALDDKGVSVSSFPPPPPPRRWPPSTDNTSTTQKEARS
- a CDS encoding YajQ family cyclic di-GMP-binding protein, coding for MASESSFDIVSKVDRQEADNALNQAAKEINSRYDFRGTDASIAWSGEAVQMKATSEDRVKAILDVFQSKLVKRGISLKSLEDGEPYPSGKEYRIDASIKEGIDKDNAKKISKIIRDEGPKGVKAQIQGDELRVSSKKRDDLQEVIALLKSQDLEVDLQFTNYR
- a CDS encoding GTP pyrophosphokinase: MSNESLLRTIVERAYVERLDAWQTAAVRIKHWLKEQQKGLLKDKDISRLDVDGHRIKDAARTLAKLTEKFDEDPQLEVRDTDDVEDQIRDIVGIKVLCKSPRDQSMMFAALRDPEQLGSFELIESRDYTNPPKASGYRACHVILRIPSDQGKPVFAEIQVKTRLQDAWSELTHEDMYKPGAAMKPSKLHGEFARAMANMLATVDDMADTLAVELTALTDPEHELDPVAMREQRSAIDVRVRATGPKYALAVDGSGRQGLIPAFAVRKLSETKGTIKVSDFIAVDDRLRVSVEEDSKGLYYIPLELPRG
- a CDS encoding CPBP family intramembrane glutamic endopeptidase encodes the protein MTAAIRPDTAARPFGAHLSMRWWVPVLLTVVVVGATYALQRLFLAAAAIVEVGLWDKDPHDLTLTPLTYLATNLAIILLAPLTLVVLRLVAKTPWRSVITPVLRFSWRRLGSYTVLFAGLMIVLNLVLAVVQPSPGSAFQITGTTIALLAVVLLTTPLQAAAEEVVFRGALTAAYASWIRAARPALIIGISLSTLLFAFLHSSSDPWMLLNYLGLGASTALMAMLGRGLEASIAFHAMNNVFAMVIGSLFAFGGGISQDRSAGAAGPYMLLSILAQAVAVVLVWRIERKRNRADDSEKPVLRSTAQ
- the metE gene encoding 5-methyltetrahydropteroyltriglutamate--homocysteine S-methyltransferase, with the protein product MTSSFPQATITGYPRIGPRREQKKALESYWAGRIDADEFAQAVHTLRIDTYHRLRELGLTEDYAIPASYSHYDHVLDTALSVGLIPSATTGTDFDLDEYFALARGTAQRSPLEMTKWFDTNYHYLVPELEDSTHFKAHPQHLLSLVSEARAAGHLVRPVLVGPVTLLTLAKTAPGTTTSPLDRLEELTAVYLDVISILAAAGVDWVQLDEPALVTDVPGFTDEQLAEAAGRAYATLAGASTHPKIFVTAPYGTLRSGLSALSSSGIDALGVDISAATRAIDPGYLDRLAAEVPESTHLVAGIIDGRNVWAADLQESLDVLTGLGREALSVSTSTSLLHVPYTVANESALPVDVASWLSFAEEKVTEVEALTTALTAGPDARAEAFNRSDRARRTRAESARVHSAEVAARTASLADDDGFRTDYATRRQAQSALEIPSLPTTTIGSFPQTAEVRRARADHRASRIDDAAYESAMKAEIDRVVSLQEDLGLDVIVHGEPERNDMVQYFAENLDGFATTDNGWVQSYGSRCTRPPILFGDVSRPAPITVEWSTYTATRTQRLVKGMLTGPVTILAWSFVRDDVALAESADQIALALSDEVADLEAAGIGIVQVDEPALRELLPLRETDRQAYLDWSVRSFRLVNSRVAPGTQIHTHLCYSEFGEIIDAINALDADVTSIEAARSRMEVLDDIADFDFVRGIGPGVYDIHSPRVPSVPELTELIDAALAKVPAERLWINPDCGLKTRGYSEVRASLANLVAARDAVLARDAETVTV